One window of Mediterraneibacter gnavus ATCC 29149 genomic DNA carries:
- a CDS encoding ABC transporter ATP-binding protein encodes MKLLEVENLTVQYPGSTNPACKVSFQVESGELLGIAGASGAGKSTAMLSLMGILPEQVQITSEKLKQHGTKAMIFQDASASLNPLVRVGKQLTETILAHQRCTGKEARERAETLLDEVGIQNPGQRMKQYPFELSGGMKQRVAIAIALACNPDLIIADEPTTALDVTVQRQILDLLKKIAEETHTAIVLVSHDLGVIASMCSRVLVMKEGRIVEEGSMEQIFYEPVHPYTKKLSDMARKLYQVPEKKRTGEVILRTQGLGRSFVKNSLFGKSRSLEAVEPLSFEIHKGETFGLVGESGSGKTTLARMLTGIIPPSCGSFSCEGKIQMIFQETSASFDPEFSLERILEEPLVIQKKGSKKEREKRVAEMLGLVQMEKIDVRKTTAALSGGQRQRIAVARALLLNPELLICDESFSSQDILTQSQLLELLEEIQRKTQLSYLFISHDLQVVRRISQRMGVMYLGSMVEQGLTAEIYEEPWHPYTKELLRAMLPLDPKKAARQKRLILKETRNHSQDTENGCPYAPRCRYAMECCHKEKPGNYRFGEREVRCFLYSEAHTKKRAKDYHMTSQI; translated from the coding sequence ATGAAGCTGTTAGAAGTAGAAAATCTGACTGTACAGTATCCGGGAAGCACCAATCCGGCATGCAAGGTATCTTTTCAGGTAGAATCCGGAGAACTGCTTGGGATCGCAGGGGCTTCCGGTGCAGGGAAAAGCACGGCGATGCTGTCATTGATGGGGATTTTGCCGGAACAGGTACAGATCACCAGCGAAAAATTGAAGCAGCACGGGACAAAAGCAATGATCTTTCAGGATGCTTCGGCATCTTTAAATCCGCTGGTCCGTGTGGGAAAGCAGCTCACAGAGACCATTTTGGCACATCAGAGGTGTACCGGAAAAGAAGCCAGAGAGCGGGCGGAAACACTTCTGGATGAAGTGGGAATTCAAAATCCCGGGCAGAGAATGAAGCAGTATCCGTTTGAGCTTTCCGGCGGAATGAAGCAGAGGGTGGCAATCGCGATCGCACTTGCATGTAATCCGGATCTGATCATTGCGGATGAGCCGACCACAGCGCTGGATGTGACCGTACAGAGACAGATCCTCGATCTGTTGAAAAAAATTGCAGAAGAGACGCATACAGCCATCGTACTGGTCAGCCATGATCTGGGTGTGATCGCCTCCATGTGCAGCAGGGTGCTGGTGATGAAAGAGGGGCGGATCGTAGAAGAGGGAAGTATGGAGCAGATTTTTTATGAACCGGTACATCCTTATACGAAAAAACTCTCGGACATGGCAAGAAAGCTTTATCAGGTGCCGGAGAAAAAAAGGACCGGAGAAGTTATTTTAAGGACACAGGGACTGGGAAGAAGCTTTGTAAAAAATTCCCTGTTTGGAAAATCCAGATCTCTGGAAGCGGTGGAACCGCTGTCTTTTGAGATTCATAAGGGTGAGACCTTTGGATTGGTAGGAGAGAGCGGATCCGGGAAGACGACTCTTGCAAGAATGCTGACAGGGATTATTCCTCCGAGCTGCGGCAGTTTTTCCTGTGAAGGGAAGATCCAGATGATCTTTCAGGAGACATCGGCATCCTTTGATCCGGAATTTTCACTGGAACGGATCCTGGAGGAGCCTCTGGTGATTCAGAAAAAAGGCTCCAAAAAGGAGCGGGAAAAACGTGTGGCAGAAATGCTCGGACTGGTTCAGATGGAAAAAATCGACGTCAGAAAAACGACAGCGGCTCTTTCCGGAGGGCAGCGTCAGAGAATTGCAGTGGCAAGGGCATTACTTTTAAATCCGGAGCTTTTAATCTGTGACGAATCGTTTTCTTCGCAGGACATCCTTACGCAGTCTCAGCTTCTGGAGCTTCTGGAAGAGATTCAGAGAAAGACACAGCTGTCCTATTTGTTTATTTCCCATGATCTGCAGGTAGTCAGACGGATCAGCCAGAGGATGGGAGTTATGTATCTTGGAAGTATGGTAGAGCAGGGATTGACTGCGGAGATTTACGAGGAGCCGTGGCATCCGTATACAAAAGAACTGCTGCGGGCAATGCTGCCGCTTGATCCGAAGAAAGCAGCCAGACAGAAACGACTGATCCTGAAGGAAACGAGAAATCATTCTCAGGATACAGAAAACGGCTGTCCATATGCACCGAGATGCCGGTATGCAATGGAGTGCTGCCACAAAGAAAAACCTGGAAACTATCGGTTTGGTGAAAGAGAAGTGCGGTGCTTTTTGTATTCGGAAGCGCATACCAAAAAGCGTGCAAAGGATTACCATATGACTTCTCAGATTTGA
- a CDS encoding glycerol dehydrogenase, translated as MAKVLISPGKYVQGAGEMKKLGEYAQNYGKKALILISKGGYKRIGAMVEKSFEGKECGYVFDYFNGECSKKEIKRLGEIVKKEACDVVIGIGGGKIFDTAKAVAYYEKTPVLICPTIASTDAPCSALSVIYTEEGVFEEYLFLPSNPDMVMMDTEIIAESPVRLTVAGMGDALATYFEARACQRSDAASCAGGKITGAAMALAKLCFDTLMEEGVKAKLALEADACTEAVEKVIEANTLLSGIGFESGGLAGAHAIHNGLTVLEECHHMYHGEKVAFGTITQLVLENIPSEELQQVIDFCIECGLPVTLEQLGAGKITEEQLMKVAEAACAETDTLHNMPFEVTPKKVADAIKAADAYGHYFLGE; from the coding sequence ATGGCAAAGGTATTGATCAGCCCGGGAAAATATGTGCAGGGCGCAGGAGAGATGAAAAAACTGGGAGAATATGCTCAGAATTATGGAAAGAAGGCTCTGATCCTAATCAGCAAGGGGGGATACAAGCGAATCGGAGCAATGGTGGAGAAAAGTTTTGAAGGAAAAGAATGTGGATATGTTTTTGATTACTTCAATGGTGAATGCAGTAAAAAAGAAATCAAACGTCTTGGAGAAATCGTGAAAAAAGAAGCGTGTGATGTTGTGATCGGTATCGGCGGAGGTAAGATTTTTGATACTGCAAAGGCAGTGGCATATTATGAAAAGACGCCGGTTCTGATCTGTCCGACGATCGCATCTACAGATGCACCGTGCAGCGCACTTTCTGTAATTTATACAGAAGAAGGTGTGTTTGAGGAGTATTTGTTCCTGCCGTCCAATCCGGATATGGTCATGATGGATACAGAGATTATTGCAGAATCACCGGTTCGCCTTACCGTTGCCGGAATGGGAGATGCTCTTGCAACTTATTTTGAAGCAAGAGCATGTCAGAGATCAGATGCCGCATCCTGTGCAGGCGGAAAGATTACCGGGGCAGCTATGGCTCTTGCAAAATTGTGTTTTGATACGCTGATGGAGGAAGGCGTGAAGGCGAAGCTTGCACTGGAAGCAGATGCCTGTACAGAAGCAGTGGAAAAAGTGATCGAGGCAAATACACTGCTGTCCGGAATTGGCTTTGAAAGTGGTGGTCTTGCAGGAGCACATGCGATTCACAATGGTCTGACAGTACTCGAAGAATGTCATCATATGTACCATGGAGAGAAAGTGGCATTTGGAACGATCACGCAGCTGGTGCTTGAGAACATTCCGTCAGAAGAGCTGCAGCAGGTGATCGACTTCTGCATCGAATGTGGACTTCCGGTTACACTGGAACAGCTGGGAGCAGGTAAGATTACGGAAGAACAGTTGATGAAAGTGGCAGAGGCAGCCTGTGCCGAGACAGATACTCTGCACAATATGCCGTTTGAAGTGACACCGAAGAAAGTGGCAGATGCGATCAAGGCGGCAGATGCATACGGACATTATTTTCTCGGAGAGTAA
- a CDS encoding alpha/beta hydrolase, whose translation MNQVIQTVLAAFSNQNIEINTARKLANLKKLDPLHLWVEKEDIVIKTECGKIPLRLYFPSEETKRQKEEISSAIFFIHGGGWSTESVETYDRICSMLSKSVDKTIISVEYRLAPEYPFPAGLEDCYLAARALYQGKIFPKIEPGQISVMGDSSGGNLAAALCLLARDRGEFSIHKQILVYPAVNNCYTLDSAYDSIRENGEGYLLTRGKMHDYLQLYIGKQEDLKSPYVAPVLAEDLTNMPETLVLSAEFDPLRDEGEDYAKRLKEAGNKVTCYRIAGAFHGYFALGVSRLHVEESFAYIDHFLREG comes from the coding sequence ATGAATCAGGTAATACAGACAGTTCTGGCAGCATTTTCAAACCAGAATATTGAGATAAATACAGCCAGAAAACTGGCAAATCTAAAAAAATTAGATCCGCTTCATCTCTGGGTGGAGAAAGAAGATATTGTGATAAAAACAGAGTGTGGGAAGATTCCTTTGAGATTATATTTCCCATCAGAAGAGACAAAAAGGCAGAAAGAAGAGATTTCCTCCGCGATTTTTTTTATCCATGGAGGAGGATGGTCTACAGAGAGTGTAGAAACATATGACAGAATCTGCAGTATGCTATCAAAATCTGTTGACAAGACCATCATATCTGTAGAATATCGCCTGGCACCGGAGTATCCGTTTCCGGCAGGGCTTGAGGATTGTTATCTGGCTGCAAGGGCACTGTATCAGGGGAAAATCTTTCCAAAGATTGAGCCGGGACAGATTTCTGTTATGGGAGACAGCTCCGGAGGAAATCTGGCGGCGGCGTTGTGTCTGCTGGCAAGAGACCGCGGGGAATTTTCAATTCATAAGCAAATTTTGGTCTACCCGGCAGTAAACAACTGCTACACACTGGATTCTGCATATGATTCGATTCGGGAGAACGGAGAAGGATATCTGCTTACCAGAGGAAAGATGCATGACTATCTGCAGCTTTATATCGGGAAGCAGGAGGATTTAAAAAGTCCGTATGTGGCGCCTGTTCTTGCAGAAGATTTGACAAATATGCCGGAAACGCTGGTGCTGAGTGCAGAGTTTGATCCGCTTAGAGATGAGGGCGAGGATTATGCCAAAAGACTGAAAGAAGCCGGAAATAAGGTGACATGCTATCGAATCGCAGGGGCATTTCACGGGTATTTTGCACTTGGAGTTTCAAGACTTCATGTGGAAGAGAGTTTTGCGTATATTGACCATTTTTTACGGGAGGGGTAA
- a CDS encoding bifunctional adenosylcobinamide kinase/adenosylcobinamide-phosphate guanylyltransferase, producing MKMVIGGAYQGKTDYAKQVYPNLVWSDGASCDLKDIFSCSGIVHFEEFVRRWIRENKAEHATDLAEQILQENPELIVVTAEVGYGLVPVDAFERQYREAVGRICTNLAACADRVDRVQCGIGTRIK from the coding sequence ATGAAAATGGTAATCGGAGGAGCTTATCAGGGGAAAACAGACTATGCAAAACAGGTATATCCAAACCTTGTGTGGAGTGACGGGGCATCCTGCGACCTGAAAGACATTTTTTCCTGTTCGGGAATTGTTCATTTTGAAGAATTTGTAAGGCGCTGGATCCGGGAAAACAAAGCAGAGCATGCAACGGATCTGGCAGAGCAGATTTTACAGGAAAATCCTGAGCTGATCGTAGTGACTGCGGAAGTCGGATACGGACTGGTTCCTGTGGATGCGTTTGAAAGACAGTACAGAGAAGCTGTGGGAAGAATCTGTACAAATCTTGCAGCCTGTGCAGATCGGGTAGATCGGGTACAGTGCGGGATCGGGACCAGGATCAAGTGA
- a CDS encoding precorrin-8X methylmutase: protein MKTELENVLPQDIEKRSFEIITEELGEVSLIPGTEPIVKRCIHTSADFEYAKSLKFSEDAVQRAMDAIRDGAWIVTDTQMGKSGINKKKLAQYGGEVCCFMSDEETANMAKEQGTTRAVASMERAAKLDKKLIFAIGNAPTALIRLYEMIQEGRLKPELIIGVPVGFVNVVQSKELILSLNDTPYIVARGRKGGSNIAACICNALLYMMDEKK, encoded by the coding sequence ATGAAGACAGAGTTGGAAAATGTATTGCCGCAGGATATTGAAAAAAGAAGTTTTGAGATCATTACAGAAGAGCTGGGAGAGGTCAGTCTGATTCCGGGAACAGAACCGATCGTAAAGCGCTGTATTCATACAAGCGCAGATTTTGAGTATGCAAAGAGTCTGAAATTTTCAGAAGACGCAGTTCAAAGGGCAATGGATGCAATCCGTGACGGAGCGTGGATCGTGACCGATACGCAGATGGGAAAATCAGGGATCAACAAGAAAAAACTGGCACAGTACGGAGGCGAAGTGTGCTGTTTTATGTCTGACGAAGAGACTGCAAACATGGCAAAAGAACAGGGAACAACGCGCGCGGTTGCCAGCATGGAGCGTGCGGCCAAGCTGGATAAAAAACTGATCTTTGCCATTGGCAATGCGCCGACTGCGCTGATCCGGTTGTATGAGATGATTCAGGAAGGAAGATTAAAACCCGAGCTGATCATTGGAGTGCCGGTGGGGTTTGTCAATGTGGTACAGTCAAAAGAACTGATCCTGTCACTGAACGACACACCGTATATCGTGGCAAGAGGACGAAAAGGCGGAAGCAATATCGCAGCATGTATCTGCAATGCGTTGTTGTATATGATGGATGAAAAGAAGTGA
- a CDS encoding precorrin-2 dehydrogenase/sirohydrochlorin ferrochelatase family protein codes for MGGYYFPMFVDISTKRILVIGGGEIAARRVRTLLKFAEHIEVTAPEICDEMKDILKEEEKKEVPQAVWSSRKVLEEDLKDTSDFLNGADIVLTATDDRELNQKIVSACRMRKILVNTADDKSLCDFYFPAVTEKDGVVIGMNSGGKSPKTVRKVREYLEKYR; via the coding sequence ATGGGCGGATATTATTTTCCGATGTTTGTGGATATTTCGACAAAGAGGATTCTTGTGATCGGCGGGGGGGAAATTGCGGCAAGAAGGGTGCGTACGCTGTTAAAATTTGCAGAGCACATTGAGGTGACAGCGCCTGAGATCTGTGATGAAATGAAGGACATTCTGAAAGAAGAGGAAAAAAAGGAAGTGCCCCAGGCAGTGTGGAGTTCTCGAAAAGTTTTGGAAGAAGATCTGAAAGATACATCTGATTTTTTGAATGGGGCAGACATTGTGCTGACTGCGACCGATGACCGAGAGCTGAATCAAAAAATCGTAAGTGCGTGCAGAATGCGTAAGATTTTGGTAAATACTGCAGATGACAAATCCCTGTGTGATTTTTATTTTCCTGCGGTGACTGAAAAAGATGGTGTTGTGATCGGGATGAATTCCGGTGGGAAAAGCCCGAAGACGGTGCGTAAGGTCCGGGAATATCTGGAGAAATATCGCTGA
- a CDS encoding ABC transporter permease, with translation MAKYIGKRLVTGILSLFVLATVTFFLTRVIPGSPFQGANVSESVLQMMEEEYGLHQPAGVQYVTYMKHLLRGNLGYSYQNPSESVANIIQRSWPVTAVIGVLAILLAMIVGIGIGVWQTFSRHRLLRGGLFTGTLLIGGVPNFVAALLLMLVFGVWLKWLPVSGLDSWKNYILPVCALALYPACSLARLTGTLLAQEKQRDYVLLARTKGLKKRQILFTHILPHIWIPVLNYLGPASAFLLTGSFVVESIFTIPGLGRQFVSSIANRDYTLILGLTIFMGAVVILIQLAVDLLSACIDPRVRRSYVDEE, from the coding sequence GTGGCAAAATACATAGGAAAACGGCTTGTTACAGGGATTCTTTCCTTGTTTGTTCTGGCAACGGTTACATTTTTTCTGACCAGGGTAATTCCGGGAAGTCCTTTTCAGGGAGCAAATGTGTCGGAGAGTGTGCTGCAGATGATGGAGGAAGAATATGGATTACATCAGCCGGCAGGGGTCCAGTATGTCACATATATGAAGCATCTGCTTCGCGGAAATCTGGGATATTCTTATCAAAATCCGTCCGAATCGGTTGCAAATATCATTCAAAGATCCTGGCCGGTGACTGCGGTGATCGGAGTTCTGGCGATTCTTCTGGCAATGATCGTCGGAATCGGGATTGGAGTCTGGCAGACTTTTTCGAGACACAGGCTGCTTCGGGGAGGGCTTTTTACTGGAACACTTCTGATCGGAGGAGTTCCCAATTTTGTGGCAGCACTTTTGCTGATGCTTGTATTTGGAGTCTGGCTGAAATGGCTGCCGGTCAGTGGACTGGATTCCTGGAAAAATTACATTCTCCCGGTATGCGCTCTGGCGCTGTATCCCGCCTGTTCGCTGGCACGGCTGACCGGGACACTTCTTGCCCAGGAGAAACAAAGAGATTATGTACTTCTGGCGCGAACGAAAGGACTGAAAAAAAGACAGATCCTGTTTACGCACATTCTGCCGCATATCTGGATTCCGGTGCTGAATTATCTGGGACCTGCAAGCGCGTTTCTTTTGACAGGAAGTTTTGTGGTGGAGAGCATTTTTACCATTCCGGGGCTTGGCAGACAGTTTGTAAGTTCCATTGCAAACCGGGATTATACACTCATTCTCGGATTGACGATCTTTATGGGGGCAGTCGTGATCCTGATTCAGCTGGCAGTGGACTTACTTAGTGCGTGCATTGATCCGAGAGTGCGAAGAAGCTATGTAGATGAGGAGTAA
- a CDS encoding ABC transporter permease encodes MKQINFRKNEKITVGLILLLLCIFLAVLVPALSPWTSTEMHADIRNQGISFSHPFGTDKFGRDLFVRVWCGVRISLCVGLASALLNGALGVLYGAASGYAGKTADNILMRIADIVASVPSLLYVILIMMVLGANEVSILVGLCISGWIETARIVRGEVMRIKEREFVLASRLAGAGPLRIFLTHLLPNAAGPIVVSLTFLVPQAIFTEAFLSFMGVGIPAPRASLGTMIQAARSQIFVHPYQMLIPTAVLCILILSLNLIGAGLEAKIRRRREGM; translated from the coding sequence ATGAAGCAGATAAATTTTAGAAAAAACGAAAAAATAACAGTGGGACTGATCCTGCTTTTGCTCTGCATTTTTTTAGCAGTACTGGTTCCGGCCCTGTCACCTTGGACATCTACAGAAATGCATGCGGATATCCGCAATCAGGGAATATCCTTCTCCCATCCTTTCGGGACAGATAAGTTTGGAAGAGATCTGTTTGTACGGGTTTGGTGCGGAGTCAGGATCAGTTTGTGTGTCGGACTTGCAAGTGCACTTTTAAACGGCGCGCTGGGTGTTTTATATGGAGCGGCATCCGGGTATGCGGGAAAAACCGCAGATAATATTCTGATGCGGATCGCGGATATTGTGGCATCGGTTCCGTCTCTTTTGTATGTGATCCTGATCATGATGGTACTGGGAGCGAATGAGGTAAGCATCCTTGTGGGACTTTGTATATCCGGCTGGATTGAAACAGCGCGAATTGTAAGAGGAGAAGTGATGCGGATCAAAGAACGGGAGTTTGTTCTGGCATCCCGGCTTGCGGGAGCCGGCCCTCTTCGGATTTTTCTGACCCATCTTTTGCCGAATGCTGCAGGACCGATTGTGGTAAGTCTTACATTTCTGGTACCGCAGGCTATTTTTACCGAAGCATTTTTGAGCTTTATGGGAGTCGGGATTCCGGCGCCAAGAGCCAGTCTTGGCACCATGATCCAGGCAGCCAGAAGCCAGATTTTCGTGCATCCGTATCAGATGCTGATTCCGACAGCAGTGCTGTGTATCCTGATACTGTCGCTGAATCTGATCGGGGCAGGACTGGAAGCAAAAATCCGCAGAAGAAGGGAAGGAATGTAA
- a CDS encoding GNAT family N-acetyltransferase, translated as MNIRLLIPEDYPVIDSYMQELHDLHVQGRPDLFIPASHTYSEADFREITTDGNHIALAMTDDHFIVGFIIAALRTKSNMVTGTLIAYVDDMFVHPSYRGQKIATTLFHKMERRAKKLGATRIDLMVWEFNESAQKLYRSLGMIPQRYILEKLL; from the coding sequence ATGAACATTCGCCTACTGATCCCAGAGGATTATCCTGTGATTGATTCTTATATGCAGGAGCTTCACGACCTTCATGTTCAGGGACGCCCTGATTTATTTATTCCTGCAAGTCACACTTATTCAGAAGCCGACTTCCGTGAAATAACAACCGACGGCAATCACATAGCTCTTGCAATGACAGACGACCATTTTATCGTCGGTTTTATCATTGCCGCGCTCCGGACCAAAAGCAATATGGTGACCGGAACACTCATCGCATATGTAGATGATATGTTTGTACACCCTTCTTACCGTGGTCAGAAAATCGCAACGACTCTTTTTCATAAAATGGAACGAAGAGCAAAAAAACTCGGAGCCACAAGAATCGATCTGATGGTATGGGAATTCAATGAATCTGCACAGAAATTATACCGATCACTGGGTATGATCCCTCAGAGGTATATTTTAGAAAAATTACTGTAA
- a CDS encoding bifunctional adenosylcobinamide kinase/adenosylcobinamide-phosphate guanylyltransferase, with the protein MFHVVTGGSGSGKSAYAEEQICMLKKKTNSRHLYYIATMVPYGKETEQKILRHRQMRNGKGFETLECFTDLKKMVQTEPGFRADAAEEGICVLLECMSNLTANELYLDTGAKERTREAVLEGIRELEKRCRGLVAVTNEVFCDLPPADEEMQEYLSVLGTINCRMAKMADQVTEVVYGIPVEVKKG; encoded by the coding sequence ATGTTTCACGTAGTGACAGGCGGAAGTGGGAGCGGGAAATCCGCATATGCAGAAGAACAGATTTGTATGCTCAAAAAAAAGACAAATTCCCGTCATCTGTATTATATTGCAACCATGGTCCCTTATGGGAAAGAGACAGAACAAAAGATCCTGCGCCACAGACAGATGCGAAATGGAAAAGGATTTGAGACGTTGGAATGTTTTACAGACCTTAAGAAGATGGTTCAGACCGAGCCGGGTTTTCGCGCGGATGCGGCAGAAGAGGGAATCTGTGTACTTCTGGAATGTATGTCGAATCTGACCGCAAATGAGTTGTATTTGGATACAGGCGCAAAAGAACGGACCAGGGAAGCCGTTCTTGAAGGAATTCGGGAATTAGAAAAACGCTGCCGGGGACTTGTGGCAGTCACAAATGAAGTGTTTTGTGATCTGCCTCCGGCTGACGAAGAAATGCAGGAATACTTAAGCGTACTGGGAACGATCAACTGCCGGATGGCAAAAATGGCAGATCAGGTGACAGAAGTTGTTTATGGAATACCGGTGGAGGTGAAAAAGGGATGA
- a CDS encoding Uma2 family endonuclease has product MTVEQMRRKRQQFGYSCEQLSELSGVSLETVQKIFHDNEEVFSQDILKQIESVFENKRDSDRGFSYVCESKMEYGISKKSRECTLEDYYQLPDERRVELIDGVIYDMSAPTIIHQKISLEISVRFHAFISQKKGACMVFSAPVDVQLDCDEKTMVQPDVLVVCDREKIVPTHVYGAPDLIMEILSPATRKIDMNIKHSKYAAAGVREYWLIDPDKKKVVVYDLENEELPVVYGFENRVPVGIFQGECEIDFSEIYESVKFLYQE; this is encoded by the coding sequence GTGACAGTCGAACAAATGAGGCGAAAAAGACAGCAGTTTGGCTATAGTTGTGAGCAGCTATCGGAGCTATCAGGAGTCTCTTTGGAAACGGTGCAAAAGATTTTCCATGACAATGAGGAAGTATTCAGCCAGGATATACTGAAACAAATAGAATCTGTATTTGAGAATAAAAGAGACTCTGATAGGGGCTTTTCTTATGTGTGCGAATCGAAGATGGAATATGGAATATCAAAAAAAAGTCGAGAGTGTACTCTTGAGGATTACTATCAACTTCCGGATGAAAGACGAGTAGAGTTGATTGATGGTGTGATCTATGATATGTCTGCGCCTACAATTATTCATCAGAAGATCAGCTTGGAAATCAGTGTACGGTTTCATGCTTTCATCAGCCAAAAGAAGGGAGCATGCATGGTTTTTTCTGCACCGGTAGATGTACAGCTTGATTGTGATGAAAAGACAATGGTACAGCCGGACGTTTTGGTGGTATGTGACCGTGAGAAAATAGTTCCGACACATGTGTATGGAGCTCCGGATCTGATTATGGAAATCTTGTCCCCTGCTACAAGAAAAATTGATATGAATATCAAACATAGCAAATATGCGGCAGCGGGAGTCAGGGAATACTGGCTTATCGACCCGGATAAGAAAAAAGTTGTAGTGTATGATCTGGAAAATGAAGAACTTCCGGTTGTCTATGGATTTGAAAATCGTGTACCTGTGGGAATATTCCAGGGGGAATGTGAGATTGATTTTTCCGAAATATATGAGTCTGTAAAGTTTTTGTATCAGGAGTGA
- a CDS encoding peptide ABC transporter substrate-binding protein, producing MKKKMTAIAMCICILAGMITGCNASDQKKTEARTKKEITIAVNSETGGMDPAGNIALTYLSYSVTALDELLTFDENGEIEYRAAQSYEVNEDSTEWTFHLREGACWSDGTPVTSADFKNTIVRALGPKSGSGYANYLFPIEHAEEIYEGTADMESLGVETPDKNTLIFHLSKPCVYFLELLRLPVYTPSCSKYAKETGSGWDKNPETSLSNGPFYLEKYVPEQYFVLKKNERYWNADAVHLERITYRFFEEQQAMLSAYETKEVDVAVSLPSVVMELYQGKDDLVVTDNIATRYIYPNLDVKPLDDVRVREAINLAINREDLCKMVGEDTESTVNFVAKRMKNNTTGEYFVEEADPPFEENVEKARELLSQAGYPDGKGFPVLTYKYPSLELDADTAQVIQEQLKQNLNIEIKLEAQELQTNYATRRAGNFDLCRMNWTADFADPYTYLSMLLSNGTYNCSGVRDEKYDRLVEASDVETDPVKRNALLHEAEQWAVGEQFYIIPLFSMKSCNLIRPDITGVSQIPATGALEYRYADVKGD from the coding sequence ATGAAGAAAAAAATGACAGCGATTGCCATGTGTATCTGCATTCTGGCAGGCATGATAACAGGGTGCAATGCTTCGGATCAGAAGAAGACAGAAGCACGTACAAAAAAAGAAATTACGATTGCAGTAAACAGTGAAACAGGAGGGATGGATCCGGCGGGAAATATTGCACTGACCTATCTTTCCTATTCGGTCACAGCACTGGACGAACTGCTGACATTTGATGAAAATGGAGAAATCGAATACCGGGCGGCACAGTCCTATGAGGTGAATGAGGATTCTACAGAATGGACATTTCATTTAAGAGAAGGGGCCTGCTGGTCGGATGGAACACCGGTGACTTCGGCCGACTTTAAAAATACCATCGTGCGGGCACTGGGTCCTAAAAGTGGAAGTGGATATGCGAACTATCTGTTTCCTATTGAACACGCAGAGGAAATTTATGAAGGAACGGCTGATATGGAGAGCCTTGGTGTTGAAACACCGGATAAAAATACTCTGATTTTTCATTTGAGTAAGCCGTGTGTGTATTTTCTGGAGCTTTTGCGTCTTCCGGTCTACACACCGTCCTGCAGTAAATATGCGAAAGAGACAGGCAGCGGATGGGATAAAAATCCAGAGACCAGTCTGTCAAACGGACCGTTTTATCTGGAAAAATATGTACCCGAGCAATATTTTGTCCTGAAAAAGAATGAGCGTTACTGGAATGCAGATGCGGTGCATCTGGAGCGGATCACCTATCGCTTTTTTGAAGAACAGCAGGCAATGTTAAGTGCTTATGAGACCAAAGAGGTCGATGTGGCAGTCTCCCTTCCTTCTGTCGTCATGGAACTGTATCAGGGGAAAGACGATCTGGTAGTGACAGACAATATCGCGACGCGCTATATTTATCCGAATCTGGATGTGAAGCCTCTGGATGATGTGCGTGTGCGGGAGGCGATCAATCTTGCCATCAACCGGGAGGATCTTTGTAAGATGGTAGGAGAAGACACAGAGTCGACTGTGAATTTCGTGGCAAAGCGTATGAAAAATAATACGACCGGAGAGTATTTTGTGGAAGAGGCAGATCCTCCATTTGAGGAAAATGTGGAAAAGGCAAGAGAGCTGCTCTCTCAGGCGGGGTATCCGGATGGGAAAGGATTTCCTGTTTTGACCTACAAATATCCGTCTCTGGAATTAGATGCAGATACGGCCCAGGTGATCCAGGAGCAGCTCAAGCAGAATCTGAATATAGAGATCAAGCTGGAGGCGCAGGAATTACAGACCAATTATGCGACCAGAAGAGCCGGGAACTTTGATCTTTGCCGGATGAACTGGACGGCAGATTTTGCAGATCCGTACACCTACTTATCCATGCTTTTGTCAAATGGAACGTATAACTGCAGTGGAGTCCGGGATGAAAAATACGATCGTCTGGTAGAAGCCTCGGATGTGGAAACAGATCCTGTAAAACGAAATGCACTGCTTCATGAGGCAGAGCAGTGGGCAGTGGGAGAGCAGTTTTATATCATTCCTTTGTTTTCTATGAAAAGCTGTAATCTGATTCGGCCGGATATCACAGGAGTGAGTCAGATTCCGGCAACCGGAGCACTGGAATACCGGTATGCAGATGTGAAAGGAGACTGA